A region of the Candidatus Methylomirabilota bacterium genome:
AAGGCCGCTGTCTCTCGTACGGCGCCGCCATCCCGTATCTGCCCGTGCTCGATCTCCTGCGCGCGGCGTGCGGCCTCGCCGAGATGGACACGCCGGAGCAGATCGCCGCGGCGGTCGGCGCCACGCGCGAGCGGGCGGGGCTGGCCGGGGCCGATGACCGGGCCCTGTATCTCCTTCACCTCTTGGGTGTGAAGTCCGAGGATGACCCACTCGCTCGGCTTGGCGCGGACGTCATCATGGCGCGCACCTTCGACACGCTTCGCGAGCTGCTGCTCGGCCTCGCGCGCCGCCGGCCGCTCGTGCTCCTCGTGGAGGACCTCCATTGGATCGACCAGACGTCCGAGGCGTTCCTGGCCTCGCTGGTCGAGCGGCTCGCTCCCGCGCCGATCCTCCTCCTCGCGACCTATCGGCCCGGCTATCGCCCGCCCTGGCTCGACTGCTCGTACGCGACCCAGCTCACGCTGCGTCCGCTAGGGCCGCAGGACAGCCTCGCCATCGTGAGCGGACTCTTGTCGGCGGCCGCCCCCGCCGGCACCCTCGCCTCCCGCATCCTCGACAAGGCCGAAGGCAATCCGTTCTTCCTCGAGGAGCTTGCGCGCGTGATGACCGATCACGGCGGCGCGCGGGCGGAGATCGAGGTGCCGGACACCGTGCACGGTGTGCTCACGGCGCGCATCGATCGCCTGGCCGAGCTCCCCAAGCGGGTTTTACAAACAAGTTCGGTGATTGGGCGGGAATTTTCGATGCGGCTCCTTGAAGCGTTGGAGGATGCGGGGGATGCCCGTGGCCCGGCACTCGCGGCCGCCCTGAGTGAGCTGACGCGGCTCGAGTTCCTGTATACGCGGACGGAAGGCGGCGAGCCCGTATACGTCTTCAAACACGCGCTCACCCAGGACGTGGCGCGTGCCAGTCTCCTGGCCCCGCGCCGCCGCGCGCTGCATCGGCGTACCGCCGATGCCCTTCTCGCCTTGGAGCCGGGCCGTGCCCGCGAGCTGGCGCCGCTGCTGGCCTATCACTATCAGGAGGCGGAGGCGTGGGAGGAAACGGCCCGTCACGCGCAGGTGGCGGCGGCCTCGGCCCGTCAGGCCTTCGCCAACAGCGAGGCCGTGCTCCGCTACGACCAAGCGGTGGCGGCTGCCGAGCGCGCCGGAGAGGGAAGGGGCGATGTCACATCGCTGCTCGAGGCGCGAGCCGAGGTTCACGCGCTGCTCGGCGATTTCGATCGGGCTCGGGCGGATCTCGAGGCAGCCCTCGCCCAGGCCGAAGCGCGCGGCGAGGCCGTCGCGCGAGGCCGCATCCTCGGCGCCCTCGGGGCGCTGTGGGGCGGGCATCGTGACTATCCGCGCGGCCTGGCGTTGACGCGCCAGTCGGTCGATGCGCTGCGGGACGGCGCCGATCGGCGCGCGCTGGCAGAGGCCCGCGCGCGGCTCGGCATCATGCTCCTCAATGTCGCGCGCGGCGCCGAGAGCCGGGCGGAGCTGGAGGAATCCCACCGTCTGCTCGCGGAGCTGGGCGACGGGCTGGGCCAGGCCCGCGTCCTGGACATGCTCGGCATGTGCTCGGCCCTCCGTGGGGACTTCGGGCCCAGCATCGTGCAGTCCGAGGAGGCGGCGCGCCAGCTCCATGCGCTCGGCGACTGGGTGAACGAGTCCTCCGCGCTCATCAACATGGCCTTCGGCTATGGCTACCGCGACGGCTGGCAGGCGGGGGAGCCGTGGGTGCGCCGCGCTCTGGAGCTCGCGACGAACAGCGGAGCGCGCGCCCCGGAGGCATTCGCGCGGGGCGCCATCGCGCAGCTCGCGCTCCCGGCGGGCCTCTACACGCTGGCCCGCCGTGAGGCGGAGACGGCGCTGTCCATCGCGCGCGCCATCGATCATCGGGAGTGGACGGTGATGGCGCTCTCCATGCTGGGCCGCGCGCGGCTCGGCGTGGGCGATGCCGAGGGTGCGTTGCGTCTTCACGAGGAGATGCTCCGTATGGCCGGCGAGCTCGGCGCCAACATCTGGATGGCGGAGGCGCGCTCGAACGTCGGAGAGGATCTGATCGCCCTGGGAAAGCCCGAGGAAGCGGATGGGCAGCTGGCCGCCTCCGTCGTGGACTCCGGCGACCTGGTGTTCTACATGATTCCGCCGCTCACCATGCGCGCGGCGCTCAAGTTGGCCG
Encoded here:
- a CDS encoding AAA family ATPase, which codes for MAASPGSRCARCQQESPPGARFCVACGARLGARCAACGADLPDGARFCPACGRAVAGAPPAEARPAPESYTPRHLAERILTTRTAIEGERKPVTVLFCDLVSSTALAERLGPDRMHALLSRFFETALAGVHRYEGTVNQFLGDGFMALFGAPLAHEDHALRAVLAALDIRHAIDASPIALDSGEVVPLVLRMGLHTGFVVVGAIGDNLRMDYTAVGDTTHLAARLQQAAEPGRILVSDATARLVEGYATLESRGAMAIRGRSEPLVVHELTGRGSRRSALDVEGGRSLSRFVGREREMAVLVELLEQVRAGRGQAVGVVGEPGAGKSRLALELRRATAAHDVTMLEGRCLSYGAAIPYLPVLDLLRAACGLAEMDTPEQIAAAVGATRERAGLAGADDRALYLLHLLGVKSEDDPLARLGADVIMARTFDTLRELLLGLARRRPLVLLVEDLHWIDQTSEAFLASLVERLAPAPILLLATYRPGYRPPWLDCSYATQLTLRPLGPQDSLAIVSGLLSAAAPAGTLASRILDKAEGNPFFLEELARVMTDHGGARAEIEVPDTVHGVLTARIDRLAELPKRVLQTSSVIGREFSMRLLEALEDAGDARGPALAAALSELTRLEFLYTRTEGGEPVYVFKHALTQDVARASLLAPRRRALHRRTADALLALEPGRARELAPLLAYHYQEAEAWEETARHAQVAAASARQAFANSEAVLRYDQAVAAAERAGEGRGDVTSLLEARAEVHALLGDFDRARADLEAALAQAEARGEAVARGRILGALGALWGGHRDYPRGLALTRQSVDALRDGADRRALAEARARLGIMLLNVARGAESRAELEESHRLLAELGDGLGQARVLDMLGMCSALRGDFGPSIVQSEEAARQLHALGDWVNESSALINMAFGYGYRDGWQAGEPWVRRALELATNSGARAPEAFARGAIAQLALPAGLYTLARREAETALSIARAIDHREWTVMALSMLGRARLGVGDAEGALRLHEEMLRMAGELGANIWMAEARSNVGEDLIALGKPEEADGQLAASVVDSGDLVFYMIPPLTMRAALKLAAGDPHGALALTKEAAGRAPWMRAFIGEAQRVEAEALGVLEGIDAALPRLREVEALAAELQAAPMRWRAALATARLLREARRPDDARAAAARAMTALESTARELDPADRASFEASEPMVHARAALA